From the Chanos chanos chromosome 7, fChaCha1.1, whole genome shotgun sequence genome, the window ATCTGTTATTTTCAGCATGTTGTTCTACCCAGAAAAGACTCCTCTTCTTATTTCCACCTCagcagagtgtgaattatacaatgacaacagctcaactttttctccagggctgtgTAGCATACGATACATAAATGCTTCGACACGCccccaagtcttaattaggggggtcagaccccccatTCTCCTCCATAATTTGAACCATGCACCTCAGTATATCACACCTCCCAGAAATTACCTGATTCTTCCCCTTTGTGGCCATGGAGAGAGTTAAACCATGTGTTCCTGTAAATCATGgacatttatttctctgtgagaGCAGGTCAAAAACCCTCTTATGTCTGACCACCCAAACAATGGACGTTAGTAAACAATAGCAAACATGGAGAAACTACCATCAGAGAAGTGAGAAATGTGCTTAAACACATTCATTGTCTTTTTGACTATGGTGGATAAGGtgttagcagttttttttttttttttttactccagaGCAACACTCTTGAGTTGGtcaaaatgtgtatgtgtatgtaaaatTTCCACCTGTTTTAGTTCACAAAGTGATCTATACATGACTAATAAATAATGTGAGAAAGTGGAAGGAATTACATGTTCAAAGAGGTCACGAAAAAGACCTTGGAACAAAGTCAAGGAAAAACCCACAACTTCAAACTACAACATGATTCATCTCACTTTGGAACatgtttcagcaccatggacagcatcCAAAAACTGTTTCACTGAGGTTGACTGTTAGGATCACATCCATTACCCCTGACAtagaggagctgagagacaaAGATGTTCTCAAAATCCATGTTACTGTTctctcattttacagtcattttatagTCATTTTATAATCATTTCATACTCATTTTATAGTCATCCTGTCCTCATGATTCAATAATGTGTGTACAGAAAAATCTCACTGAAGATAATGATTGGCTTTAGTGACATTATTGGAGAAAACATTATTATTGTGTAATGTGCAAAGTGACATTATTGGAGATAAGGTCTAATTTGTGTAACCCTCTGCTGGACTCAGACTGAAGCTCAGCTGGGTTTTAAATCCACTCAGTCTCCTAACCCAGCTGTAGATGAGACTCCTGTTATCAGATGTATGACACAGTagatacaccacacagacattctgCGATGACAGTCAAATTGTAtttgactgtatgtgtatgttctcagctgacctcagtgaaaaagtcagagacattgtgtttattgtcttgATACAGATACACTTGTTTTGTTACTCAGACTGAAGACACTGGGTGTTTTGTATAAGAGTTTGAGTCTTTTATTCGCATCAAGGTTAAATGGATATGCAGTAAGGGAACTACAGTATATACATGTCATAATCATCTAAAGAATATTCTACAAGGCTGTAGTTGAGGGACtggaagaaaacagaataaaactgaacaacTTCTCTTGTGGAGTAAATAAGGTAGGGCTGGATCTCTTAGCCCTGCAAGGGAAAAAACTGCTGTTACAATCAGGACTACAACTGGCCTTTAAGTCACATACCAGACTGACTCAGTCAGTACTGTTAACATTTCTGGAGGAGCCTGTCTCATTTGGAGATTCCTTGCAGGTGTGCAGTGAATGTGCTACAACACATTCAACCCCTAGGGGGACAGCATAGTAACAGTTTATATATCAAGAGTATTTTTATTGGTCCTCTTGCATGAGGCAGTCTTAGGTTCAAACATGTTGCTGACGGTGATGGAGCCAGTACAGTTTTGAGTAATATCCCCATCCACTGCATATAACACGAAGTTCAGCTGGCCTCCACTCTCAACACTGATTCCAAAAGCAGATGTCGGTGATATTAGTCATATAGTCGtaagaaaatattgaaatattgtgATTATTTTGATGTTCTAattagatgtaaaaaaaaaacaaaaaaacaaaaacaaaaacaaaaaaaacaataaacaaaaaacccctcagtCAAAAATATTACAGTCCCATATTCTACTATATAcagaatacacaaaaacactaaaaagaTGAAGTGAATGCATGTTTCCTTACAACTGTTAAATCTGTCATCATTGTTCTTACAGTTAATTTGGTTTTACAGTTTATAAGTTTGAGAAACAAAAGCTGATGGAAAGATCATACAGGACCAGAGTACAGATCAGATCAATGAtgaaatgaggaagaggaggaggagacaaagctgaaaaacaccagagtattttatcatctgaacagaTCATCACTGAAGTCACACTCATAACTGTAGAGTGGTTACATTTAGTAAAATAATAGGACAttctttacaataaaaacaccagAATATCATCTAAATGGAACATCACTGAAGTCACATTCATAACTGTAGAGCTGTTACCCGTAGGAAAATAGCAGGACATTCTTTGGAATAAACTAAATAGAATAgtcacaatttacaaaaaagtctttaaaacactgcaaaattaATATAATGATGTAGATACAAAAATGCACTCATGACACATTTTTAGAATTGTCTGATCATGTCAGGcatgcagtggagctggacctaAATGCAAGACACGGTGATCATGGTAACAAAAGAGGAGGACTTTACTTCCAAAAACTACcaaaataaacaggtgcaaacaggaaccaaaactggatacgaacagtgtcttcaaacaaacaaaggacaggtcaaacacaggggcttaaatacaaaaggagaaccaaactggGGAAACAGAATTGGTGGAACTTAAAATAGGTAAAATGAGGtcaataaatagaataaacagatgCTTGGCCTGTCATCCAACTGATGACTCATCATGGTTACAGTGATGTTGTAATATCAGTTGATTGAATCCTCATGTGATTCTCTCGCATTTAACACATGGAGTCATTTGTCTTTATGGTTTGTCATGTCATTTGGCACCTGTAAAAGATCAAAGCATTACATAATATAATAGCACACATATATAACAAATGTGATGAATCCATGTCTGAAATTACataaaacaatgatgaaaaatatatcTAGACTTCATTTGATCTTTAGGATGATATGGCATTACTTCAGAAAACACTATCTGTACTTTTTGGGTAGTCTCAGTTGTGTGGGAATCCTactcaaagctctctctctctctctctctctctctctctctctctctctctctctctctctctctctctctctcactcactcactcactcactctctctaagtaaacaaataaataaatcaaagtgaCTACAGTAAAGTTAATTAGTATTAGCATTTAGAACCTAGAGGATTCATATGTAAATTATCATACACACCGTGTTTGACCTGGGAATACACAGGCTCTGTCATGATGCTGATGTTGTCTAATATAGGGAAAcacattcaatttaattcatatttcagCACATCAGTATCTAATAGTTCAgcttaaaaataatttattttccattttatctAACAAAAAGAACGGTAATCTTCACTGAAAGTGCTGTATTCAGAGTTTCATAACAGGTCTAAGAAAGTGAACAAACTCCATAATTGAacacaaaactgatttcatttacttcagaaacattagtctcacctttactcttcttcttgtttttcttccgTTTTATCACAATAGGagcataagtcacatcactAGGTCCAGCTACACAATCTATTGTtaagtaaaacaaatacagtctGAACATGCAGAATTATAATATAAGATATACCTGCAGCTCATTTGATGATATTATCTTTAGGATGATATGACTACAATAGCTGTACCATTTGGATAGTCTCAATTTTCTGAGAATCTCATTaaaagcaagacaaaaaaacaaaacaaacaaacaaaaagaacaaaatgcatttcatcaaactgaatgaattaatcTGAGCTAGCAAGAACATTTAGAAACTAAAGAATCCATATGCAACTTTACTTCATCGTACATACCATGTTTGAGCTGGGAGTACACAGGGTCTTTCATGATGCCGGTCTGCACATCAGTATCTAATAGTTCAACTtaataagaatttattttatattttgccATATGAACAATTAGCAGCTATAGTCACAGAAATGAGCAGTGACCTAATGAGAGTTGTGTAACAGTTCTAATAAAATGAACAAGCTCCATAATTGAacacaaaagtcattttcatttacttcagaaacattagtctcacctttactcttcttcttgtttttcttctgttttatcacaacaggagcataagtcacatcactgggTCCAGCTACACAATCTATTGTGAAGTAGAACAGATACagtctgaatgagagagtttgtttgtctCATGCTCTCCATTATCCGGTCTAATAATGTTCCTATGTTTTTATGGCCTAAAACAAAGGTCACTGTTCGtatcattaaatatgtgcactacctacacacactacattagattcagactgatatactgtctctcttactgaaGGTTTTAAAACTCACACATGTTCAGTCTCAGTTAAAATGCTATGAGTCTGTGATGGGGAGTGTTAtcaaagtcaagtcaagtcaaatgCATTGTTATCCCATCCATATACAAGCATACAGTGGTTTCTCACTGACCACAGTGTAATGTATAAGACGGGGCCAGTGTGTATAGGACGACACATAGAGCAAGTAACAAGACAGTTGAGGCCTAAGTCACACATGGTACTATAGAACTGGGCATGACAAGTTGAGGACAATATAACATAATAAGTAAAATATTATAGATTATAATACAAGAAATACACTGCAAagttgaaataaaagaaaaaaagaaaagaaaaaacctatGGTGTTGttatacctgtggttgtgtttgacttcagctgtGAGTAAACCGTGTCCTCCTCTGGTCTTTTGGTCTTGTCTGATAGGGATAAGAGTTTGAATTTTTGAGATATGACTTCAAACATAATGAAATTCTTGATGACTGATACAATATGAATGGAATAACTATAgagttgtgttgttgtggttgtgagaTGAGATTGATTTacctttgttctttattttcatgtttttcatcacaatctgagAGTAAGTCACGCCACTTGACCCCTCTTCAGCGTCATCTGAAACACAAGACAGGAAATTATACATTGTTATTGCTCAGAATTTTTTGTGACTTTTCTGGACTTATGAATAGGCAAAGACTCCACTACTGTGACTGAGACATGAAGTTCAATTtgaagaaatgtttgtaaagttGCAGTTTGGTTCAGACCACACAGTAGAGACAAGTGTCCTGACTGAATACCCATTTCTCCTCTGGTTTGGTTCTGGTCCCGCTTTGAGGTCTGACTGGTCTGTCCTTTGACTCTGGAGGATGACAGAGATCCATTATATGAAATGACACCTTTATGTGCAACACTAGCAAGCTATATTAATGAAACCATAAAAACACTTACAGACATGCTTTATTAGAGCCGGAACCTGCAATAATATAGAGAACGCAACTGAAACTTTAAAAGTATTTAGTGTATAGCACATTAATTTTATATGGAATTAGTAAAGTTATTATATCACTGTGATTTTCATTATTAGGCCTTTGTAGTAATAGTCAGTATTGGATGCACTGAGTACATGTTTTATCTGAGCAATAAATCAGAGTCATTATAATAATGAACATGGTACTATAGAACTGGGCATAACAAGTGGGGGACAATACAACATTTTGCATATTATTCTGTACAATATTATTCagtaaaatacaacaaatacaCTATACAATTggggaaaataataaataaataaataaataaataaataaataaataaataaatatggtgttactatacctgtggttgtgtttgacttcagctgtGAGTAAACCGTGTCCTCCTCTGGTCTTTTGGTCTTGTCTAATAGGGGTAAGAGTTTGAATTTATGAGATATGACTTCAAACATAATGAAATTCTTGATGACTGATACAATATGAATGGAATAACTATAGAGTCGTGTTGCTGTGGTTGTGAGATGAGGTTGATTTacctttgttctttattttcatgtttttcatcacaatctgagAGTAAGTCACGTCACTTGATCCCTCTTCAGCATCACCtaacacacaaaatataaaattataaaatgttATTGTTCACTTTATTGCTGAcatttttgtgacttttttggACTTATGGACATGTAAAAACTCTACTACTGTGACTGAGACATGAAGAAGATCAATAtgttgaaatgtttgtaaagttGCAGTTTGGTTCAGACCACACAGTAGAGACAAGTGTCCTGACTGAATACCCATTTCTCCTCTGGTTTGGTTCTGGTCCCGCTTTGAGGTCTGACTGGTCTGTCCTTTGACTCTAGGGGGCAACAGACATCCATTatatgaaattacacatttatatgCAACACTGGTAAACGatattaatgaaaacacacacaaaagagagaggggggtaaaagaaagagaaaaaaaaaacaaaaaaaaaaacttacagacATGTTTTGTTAGAGCAGGAACCTGCAATCATTTAGAAAATACAATGGTTACCTTAAAATTATTTAGTGCACTAAACATTAAACTTATATGAAATTACAGTAATAAAGTCATTGTATGACTGTAATCTTTATTATTAGGCCTTTACACTAATAGTATTGGATGCACTGAGCCCATGTTTTTACCTGAGTAATAAATCAGAGTCATTATAATGATGAACATGAAGAACACgcccagtcccaccaccactcctactgttacagcagataatccatcacctgacactgaatctattcgcacacacacacacacacacacacacacacacacacacacacacacacacacacacacacacacacacagacacaaacaaacacacactttggtTATGTACTCATATTTTCAGTGTCATCTCAGACATATCTGCAGTTACAAATGTAAGaggtatggtgtgtgtgtgtgtgtgtgtgtgtgtgtgtgtttctcttacctctgacagtgatccagctctttggtgactctcctctctctgggtgtttacaccaatacagaccctcatctgactttgagacagtagggatgataatctctcctgtagtctgactctggaggactaatccatctttgtagaaatcagctctgaggtctgaggaggtgtttcgatatctacagcgcagagtcaaagtgtctccctcagtaacaggaaaGACAGGACTCTCAAGGATCACATTACCACCTGTTCAGAACACAGTTGCACTGAGTGTGGAGATACAATAATGCTTGCAATCTGAATATAACatctcaaatttaaaaatatatctgctTTCATGTAGAAATTATATGTGGATTGACTCATTTTAACAGATACATTATCATCAACGTGTATCAGCAAAgattttgtgtctttctcaattttttACCATGTATCACAGCactacacagaaatgtattcataCAAAAAACGAACAAATATTTTGCTCtaaagagaataaataataTTCTTATAAGGCACATGTACGGGAAATAACTGTTGCGACTCACTGGCcactgttatgttgagaggattactgttccctccagagtcagactgacaccagtacactccactgtctgatgactggagggagctgatgctacatgtagatcctgttactgatccccagtctgatgaacagtctgacacctctccattatctgtgtatcgtctgactgtccatccagtagagttactctgtacctcacagctcagtgagagagaatcagatgtaaagtgttgagttgtgttgggactgatgatcagagaggctggaggagacagacctgagacgcagagagacagagtttgagctcacatttgttcaggctttgagaTCAGAAACAGGCGCTGCGAGAAAATGTTAATTCTTCATCATTAACAGTGTCCTTAACAGGGAGGGGAAATACAACcatattaaaatcattttccaaataaacatactctacacacataaactcctgtgtgtttaagagcagcagggctgagagtgtaggagcctccagctcctctgctgctgtctgagaggagttctacagagttagaatgaaccctgggtaacccatctctgtagggaatgactctgtaccagaggaatatccagcctgtagaggagtctttaacctcacagctcagagtcactgagtctccctcagtcagacacatctttggagagagaCTAATAACTTATTGAacttttctgtgctgatgaCTACAGAAATTTAAACTTCTTTTCAGattgttttatttcacagttGTGGTGAGCTGTGTTTTCTCGAAGATGAAAAATCTAGGCACTTCTGGTACTGATGGTATAATGATATattcgttttaaaaaaaaaacagtataaaattaACTGGTACATTTTGTTATTGTGCTGTTGGAGAAAAGTAGAATGTAAGTATTGTTACAGAGCTTTCTATCAGACATATCAGACCACTGCATGAAAACCActctaaaaagaaaatctaaacaaacaaacaaaaaatgaccaaTACTTAGTTTCATCAATGCAGTTCTAAAAAACACTGTTATGTTGCAGTGTCAAGaacttgagaaaaataatagtttgGTGTGTATGACCTTTCCCAGACCTTACAATTAACACACTCCTTCCTGCTGTTTAACTTTTGTATAataatagagtgtgtgtattgttacagtgtcaccagacatgtcagagaaacaAGAATAAACCAGACTGACTACAGGAAATCCTCAGacaatcaaacagagaaacagagaaaaagcatgAACTCCTGGATTCACCAACGCAGAGTTACACATCAGAGATATATTATACATTTAtagatttgagagaaaacatttggggaGAAAATCTCTCCAAAAACTCTCAACTACCAACTCCTGTACTCTTTTCATACAATACACTGatcactcacctcttacactgacaaaaacagagtTACTTCTCTGTGAGGTTGTTGGTCTgttatcactctctccctgacaccagtactgatcctggtcagttacagcagctgctctgatggtcaatgtgtctccagttatagtggaaccattagattgagacactgcagtctgagtgctgcctttataccacttatatctccagttcctcccagactctatcacacacttcagactgactgtctctccagtgtagactggactccagtttggagctATGGTCAGCGTAGCTTTGGGCTGTGCTGTAGCTCAGAGGAATGAAAAAGTATGACATTAAcactgatttcactgtaactTTACATATCTTTGATCTGAGAAACCTATGTGTAACCTGTCCCATAGTAATCAGTGTACAGTACAACGGTAATGttactgattaatttaaaatggataCAGACTAAAATACTCACAGTCTTGACACTAAACCAAAAagaaagtttttctttcattctaatgGAGGCCAGTTGCCTTTGCTTTTAACTTGTGTGACTTTTGTGCTAAAATTCTGAAATGGTGCCAGTGTATCACATGCATGAAATGCATCTCAgaatatctcacacacacgcacacacacgcacacacacacacacacacacacacacacaaacatatgacacacatctcagacTATCACACATgttactcacctttaacagtgagagtaatttcattgcttctttgtgaggatgtgggtctgtaatctctctctccctgacaccagtactgatcctggtcagttacagcagctgctctgatggtcaatgtgtctccagttatagtggaaccattagactgagacactgtagtctgagtgctgcctttataccacttatatgtCCAGTTcttcccagactctatcacacacttcagactgactgtctctccagtgtacacaggactccagtttggagctATGGTCAGCGTAGTTTTGGGCTGTGCTATAGttcagaggaacaaaacaatGTTAGGTGCATATTttctaatacattaaaaaaggcaTTAGAGCAGAAGAATTAATCATAACTATGAAATTCTGTCCTCTAAAATGTGCGTTTTTATCATTCAAAACCGGTCAAATTCTATTTTAGGGTTCACTGACAAACTCTCAGTATGTGCGCAGTGATGCAGGATGAGATGAAACACTTACAACTTCAAAATAAGTTTTCTGTAttatttagtaaaaaaaaaaagctatttgtTACCTCTTAGTTtctcaactttaaaataaaagcaatgtttagtttaatttactgatgaCATGTAATGCAGCATCTCaaaaatctctccatcagaaaagagtctgaacaaaactcacctctcacagtcagagtaacagatttactgg encodes:
- the LOC115816392 gene encoding sialoadhesin-like; this translates as PNTTQHFTSDSLSLSCEVQSNSTGWTVRRYTDNGEVSDCSSDWGSVTGSTCSISSLQSSDSGVYWCQSDSGGNSNPLNITVASGNVILESPVFPVTEGDTLTLRCRYRNTSSDLRADFYKDGLVLQSQTTGEIIIPTVSKSDEGLYWCKHPERGESPKSWISQRTDQSDLKAGPEPNQRRNGVKGQTSQTSKRDQNQTRGEMDDAEEGSSGVTYSQIVMKNMKIKNKDKTKRPEEDTVYSQLKSNTTTGTADIYDTIESPCEGNRDLFSPLPSGVKTFVSYLTSVGVGVSQVYRVAQ